Within Vicia villosa cultivar HV-30 ecotype Madison, WI linkage group LG1, Vvil1.0, whole genome shotgun sequence, the genomic segment ccttcgacttcatgcttaactctgtcgaactgtcgaaccaagaagctacccttcgacaatactagagttcgatccaatatctcacagataTCATTAACACTCTCTAAGAGTTTGCACTTTAAAATTgttgaaaattaaaattattaaaaaaattagaataaatttATTCAAAATCAAGTAAAATCATGTTAGattgcaaaaaaaaatattataatttggataaaatcaTATTAACTTTACTTTTTCATAATTTTGAAAGTATTACCTCATACTTTTGGATCAATCATTATCCAGAAGTGACACACAGGGTCAAATCCAAAACCAATAACGCAAAGTCACAAACATAACTTAATGCATTAGTTAGATTCAAACAAAATGGCTTTTTCCTTCCGCGTATCCGAAGGGCAACAACAACAATTAACCTTCAATTTCCCATTGACCAATGAAACAAcacaaccttcttcttctcctcatATTGATTTCTTCGtcgaaataatattattaattcacCACATCTTCCAGGTTAGTTAGTTGGTAGCATGCCATGCtactatatatattattgttaatcacttatttttatgaataaatattatatttcagTTTCCTTAACAGCAGCACCAAAAACAAGACCACTGAAACCTTTTTCAATGTCTTCGGATTCTCCTCTTCCTCTACCTCAAAACCCCGTCATTGTAAGTGTCTTGTtactgtttttctttttctttttgttttttcattcaaTAATTGAATCAAATTATTTGGATTTTGTAGGTTGGGTTTGGTGGAGTTGGTGTTGATCTTTTAGCAACGGTTGAATCGTTTCCAAAACCAGACACCAAGAACAGAACCACTCAACTTAAggttcttttttcttcttccttaTCTTCTCTATGTGTTTCTATGTTCCTCACAAAAATCATTCATAAATTTGTCAACAaggtgtattattattattttttgaattattgATTTTATAATTGCATTAATCATTATCTTATTCttacctcatttttcacaaaagagaaaaaaaatattttcattaatatATTTGCAATCAAATTTATGTAGTATGACATGACAATAGGTAAGAAATTATTAATTGAAATCTCCGTGAGAGTCATGTTTGTCACTTTGTGGGTCCATCCATGACTTTATCCTTAACAAAACTCTGCCTCAAATAAATAaccacacttttttttttttacgagtTGGCAAAACGGGTCCGTCTGTTTGTTTTgccaacatatattttttttggagTGAGTTAAAATTTTATTGTTTGTCTTTTTCGCAATACACACTAAAATTATAGACTCGTACTGTCAATTATGCCCACCATCTCTTTTGCCCTGTTTATTTTCGAGTGTCCGTTTATCACCCTAACCATACAACAATAGTGGACAAAGTCAAAGGCAGGATGGGTTGAAAATTGCTTTCAAAGTTATACACAGCCACTACTACAGCTATAATGGActaatcaatttttaattttgtcaaatcacgttttattgaatttttctatttaatttttgttcaaattaATCATTTCCTAATTATGTTGAAAGTTATACACGCACTATTCACTAATGAATTTGTTTGATTCAATAGGTGCAAGGTGGTGGAAATACAGGAAATGCTTTGACTTGTGCTGCACGTTTGGGCTTAAAGCCTAGGATCATTTCTAAGGTTTTATTTTTGCCATGATTTTAATGACACTATATTCAACAATTAACCTTATAATGATAATTTGGAGTAATTACTAGGTTGCAAATGATGCTCAAGGTAGGGCTTTGATCGAAGAGCTAGAAGCTGAGGGTGTGGACACTTCTTCCTTTGTGGTATGCCAAAAGTCTCTCTCACTTTTTTTTGTAAGACTTTAACAAATTTATCAAGACTTTGACAATTGGTGTGGACACAGTCCATTTACAAATCTCACAGTTATCTTATATTGATGTTTTGTGtctttttccatttgttttcagGTCTCAAAGGAAGGGACTACACCATTTAGCTACATTATTATTGACAACAACACGTATGTATACATAGTCTTTAGTGTGACATACTTAGTAGATAATCTCGGCTGATTAGTATTCTACCTGAAGTTATTAGAGGTATTAATTAATCGTATAACTTTCAACATTCAGGAAAACACGCACTTGTATATTCACCGAAGGATATCCTCCATTGGTACCAGAACATCTTTCGCGAACAAAATTGTTATCTGCATTGAATGGAGCTAGGTTGGCCTATTTTGATGTTAGAATGCCCGCAACTGCTCTTGTCATTGCTCAAGAGGTAATTGCATATTAGTAATTGCATTTGATATTTAAAGAGAGAATCATTAACCAAACTAACTATATTTCACTCTTGCAGGCGTTTCGCCAGAATATATCCATCTTAGTTGATGCCGAAAGGCCAAGGGAAGGATTGAATGACATCTTGGACTTAGCCGAATATGTTGTATGCTCACAAAATTTTCCTCAGGCAAGCAACTAACTCATCATAAAAAAGAATTAGTAAAACAATAACGTAAATTAATTTTCGGATCATTTCTGAAGTAGTTCTTTCTGTCACATTTGATAGGCATGGACAGAGACATCGTCTATAGCAAGAGCACTTGTTTCAATTATTTTAAAGCTTCCGAGACTCAAATTTGTGATTGCAACTTTGGGAAAAGATGGCTGCATAATGCTTCAGAAATGCGCAGATGGTAAATATAACTAGTTTCTGTTTTCGATTAATTATTTTCCTTATATAATGTAATTTTCAATTTACTTTCTAGCAGAAGATTCTCAATTAGAAGAAGTGGATATCGACAACTCTATGAAATCTTTAACAGTGCAAAAAGATGATAGCATAGCCATGCCAACCTGCATTGCCTCAGTAATAACTCTAGAAACTTTTTAACTCTAAATTGCGGAacattattatcttttgttaagTTCTATTTAGATTGATTTTATTTCGCTTAATCCTCTCAGAATGTTACAAAATTTAGAGCAGAAGGGATAGGATCTGTATGCGGGAGATTATATTTCGGGACATCTGAAAAGATTCCGCCATCAGAACTTATCGATACAACTGGCGCAGGGGATGCATTTGTTGGAGCTGTTTTATACGGTATGTTCAACCTCTTCACATTCCACGCATTAAACTAGCGACACATTTATTTCCATGTTCTAAATTTTGACGAGTTCGCCAATTCATGAactgttttgtttattttgtttgcaGCTATCTGTGCCAACTTGTCGCCAGAGAAAATGTTGCCGTTTGCTTCTCACGTGGTAGGTAGCTTAAGATGCAAGTAACTACCAAGATTGTTGCATAAATATGTTTTTGTTAACTGCAATGCCATATATGAATGTTTTACAGGCAGCTGCTAAATGTAGATCTCTTGGAGCTAGGAGCGGTCTTCCATATCGCATCGATCCATACTTGGCATCCTTTATTAATTAGAGCATCAACATTAAAATCGAGTCATTGTATTTcagtttataaataattaatcttTTAGCTCAAAAATTCTTGTATTTTTTCTCTCTGTTTCTTCTCGTTCTAAGTTAAATTGTAATGATTTAGTGTGATAAATTTGTAAAGCAATATAAAATTTGCATTTTCATTtcagtttgtattttttttttgtttctaaaTTTAAAGTTAGCATGTTCAATTAGAAGTTTTAAAGAAAATTACATTCATTATAAAGATGACAGAAATAACTGTATCTTTTTGGTAGTTCCTATAATTGAGAATCCATATATTATTGAGGTTGAGCCACACAGTTGTCATGCTTCTCACCACTTAACATATTGGAAGCAGTTAGTTGTTATGATAAGCCAACAATATTTAAGAAGAAAAATTAGCCAATTCATCCTAGAATTAACCTTGTAGGAACCACAAAGTCCTTCATCAAACTCAACCATGATCTtgaaatattttttctttctacACATTTTATGATAATACTATTTACTTTCTTCTTATATAAGTCTTCGTCTATCTACACATAATTgagtgttttttttatttaagctAGAAAATTGATTGTGGTAGATGAACCTTTCCCATAATTGACCAACTCTCTAATCCAGATGTCAATCATATGTTTTTTCTTTGTGCCTAGAGGCTTCTTAGCCCAAATCTTTCCTCTTAATTATAATCAAGTGGTACATGTAAAACAACTTTGTTAGAAAATATACATGATACTTTTCTATCCGTCCCACAACTTCTTTGGGTtcaaaagctataatcacaactgtgacatttctcttaagttctaagcttaacactcactaaatattacaagagtttatgaggttgaagatgaagttcgcgagctttgattttgacagcgttttggtattttgTGCAAGTGTTGTATATTGCTGCTTCTGACCAGAACTTATTTATATAGGCGTTGGGAGAAGatggccgttgggagcatttaatgctttgcttgaatagtacaactttgcatttaatgtttcatacttttgtcaactacctcgagccatgcttttctggcttttactgactttgccttttgtaacttctaacattccttttgtcagtcagagattagacttaatagtctgtcatcttgtacttgcttctgaactcagatttgtagataacaacgtttgaatatcagagtcaaacagcttggtgcagagcatcttcttgtcttctgacttcgaagagcttgagcgtgataccattcagaacttcaatgcttctgcttctgacttcatgttcttctgacgCTTCACAgttcatgttttgattctgcttgaccatcttgtgatgtcttgccagagcatgttctgatgtagccatccagaaccttttgagtcagtgcttctgagcgctgatttgcgcatactctttatatatttcctgaaatggaaaattcaaagtattagagtaccacattgtcttatacaaaattcatatataatgttatcatcaaaacatagaatattgatcagaacaattcttgttctaacaaaagtcAGTCGAAGTCTTATAATGGCGaaacatctggcattcgatgctatcattgtaagaagaagGGCCACACGAGAAAGGTGTGCCCttaacgcctgaaagatcatggaggtaaggataatggcaatgcagccgtTGTTCAAGATGAAGTTGAACAGGAAAGGATAtgtttccaaggagagaaaagtatcctaagagtcatgaaggggtcgaaggaagtatTGAGAGGTGTGAataaacaaggcttgtatacaaTTGAGGCTGAAGTTCTAAGTGGTTCGACatatgttgcatccacgaaacctttatcgaaaacagaaatctagcacatgagattgggccatgtcaatgaaaggggtctggtcgaattagggaaacaaaatctgcttggtggagacaaagtcgaaaagctaaagttttgtgaaccctgtgtatttggaaaatattgcagagtgaagttcaacaaaggcaaacaaagaacacatggatcccttgattacatccatgctgatattTGGGGGTCTGCAAGgagtccatcacattcaggagcgaggtattttctatccatagttgatggcTATTCcaagaagttatgggtattcatccagaagacaaggatgaaacttttgagaatttcaaaagttagaAGATTTCATATCCctaatgaagtcgaagaagaagccgaagatgctaaggaagttgaggaaactatcgatgactacctattgtcaagagataggtcgagaagagtcatcaagccacctcagagacttgggtatacAGATCTTAtggcttatgccttaatctctgcaagtgagatTCTGGACGAAGAACTTAGAGACTACAAAGAAGTTATGAGGAgttgaaataagactgaatggttgaaggccatggatgatgagatgaaatctcttcatgataatcacacctgggaactgatcaagaaacctgttggggtaaggttagtcagctgtaaatggaatttcaaagttaaggaaggaattaaaGGAGTGacatcgaaaagatacaaggcaaggttggtcgcaaggggtttcactcagaaagaaggtgtcgacttcaatgatgtgttttctcctgttgtgaagcataggtccattcgaattttgcttgccatggtggcacaattcgatcttgaactggaacagatggatgtgaagactgcgtttttgtatggtgatttagatgaaacgatcctgatttTTACTAACAagtattattatttgaaattacaGGTGTTTAAAATCAAGACACCAAGGGAAAAGACACGTTCCTCACGTTGTAGATATTATTTGATGTAATGATATGTAAATTGTGTGTTGTTTTGTACCAATTTGGTTTTTCTGTAATATACAATTTTTGGTTTTTCATGCAAATTTTGAGCCATTTTCGTTTCGAATTATAGGTGTGGTTCACAAatggtttgtgttgttgtagtgAGGTTGTTATTTTAGGGCTTTTATTTTTACTTGATGTTGATGGTTTTTTCTCGCCGTAGCTTGTTTTGGCTTtgactaatatgcataaggattttccttatgcaccatgcataagcctatctaagccattggatcatgtttttaattgagtattgagtagtgagtattaagtattgagtattgagtggtgagtattgagtaataacaattgatatatagaatttgatccaataatccaagggtccatattaatctatgcacggtgcatagatttttatctatgcacggtaactgcacccgctTGTTTTGACTGCTTCTGTTCTGTCGTCATTTGGTTggcttttgtttattattataaaagaaacaaaatttcTATTATTATATATGAGAATAACAACTTGGGTATGTGTTTAATATACACACTGTAAAATTAGTGTGATACATTACCAGAAACACCGTTTTAGCCCCAACATAAAGTGGATGCTAAACGTTGGATACTGGATGTTAATAACAATCTAGCGTCCAATTCATTGACAATAAGAAAAACCTTAAACCTAAACATTAGCATCATGCTCAAGATAATTATAACTTACATAAATTGACTCTAAAACGGAAAGTAAATAGTGATCTAATCGTAGTTGCTAACTAGTGTTTGTAATTTTCTAGAGCTAAATTTAGCATCAACAAATTTTAAACTCTAACTAGATTTAATTTTTAGGGAAGATAAATTTAGCATCAGTATATTTAAAAATCCTCAATAGCTCTTTGATTTGCTTCATCTGCTCTTTGGTTTGTTACGGTTGCCTCTTCACGAGCTGCAACTACCTCCCGACGAAGCTGTGAAATCAAGATTCTCAATGAAAgatcttttgttttgatgaagacaaatcatacatgacaagaaggaaaagatgatATTCAAGATAAAGCATCATGTGTAAAGACTTTGATTCAAGCTATGGATTCTTTGGAATGGGTATAACC encodes:
- the LOC131619379 gene encoding uncharacterized protein LOC131619379 isoform X2 — translated: MNKYYISVSLTAAPKTRPLKPFSMSSDSPLPLPQNPVIVGFGGVGVDLLATVESFPKPDTKNRTTQLKVQGGGNTGNALTCAARLGLKPRIISKVANDAQGRALIEELEAEGVDTSSFVVSKEGTTPFSYIIIDNNTKTRTCIFTEGYPPLVPEHLSRTKLLSALNGARLAYFDVRMPATALVIAQEAFRQNISILVDAERPREGLNDILDLAEYVVCSQNFPQAWTETSSIARALVSIILKLPRLKFVIATLGKDGCIMLQKCADAEDSQLEEVDIDNSMKSLTVQKDDSIAMPTCIASNVTKFRAEGIGSVCGRLYFGTSEKIPPSELIDTTGAGDAFVGAVLYAICANLSPEKMLPFASHVAAAKCRSLGARSGLPYRIDPYLASFIN
- the LOC131619379 gene encoding uncharacterized protein LOC131619379 isoform X1; translated protein: MNKYYISVSLTAAPKTRPLKPFSMSSDSPLPLPQNPVIVGFGGVGVDLLATVESFPKPDTKNRTTQLKVQGGGNTGNALTCAARLGLKPRIISKVANDAQGRALIEELEAEGVDTSSFVVSKEGTTPFSYIIIDNNTKTRTCIFTEGYPPLVPEHLSRTKLLSALNGARLAYFDVRMPATALVIAQEAFRQNISILVDAERPREGLNDILDLAEYVVCSQNFPQAWTETSSIARALVSIILKLPRLKFVIATLGKDGCIMLQKCADEDSQLEEVDIDNSMKSLTVQKDDSIAMPTCIASNVTKFRAEGIGSVCGRLYFGTSEKIPPSELIDTTGAGDAFVGAVLYAICANLSPEKMLPFASHVAAAKCRSLGARSGLPYRIDPYLASFIN